A region of Coccinella septempunctata chromosome 5, icCocSept1.1, whole genome shotgun sequence DNA encodes the following proteins:
- the LOC123314230 gene encoding ATP-binding cassette sub-family G member 8 has product MVRSRTPSQCDGSMTFEMQRKYSVPSNPESRAFSGTASEDLHAWSIYRQNLNSDFTDNALGSQDKSPLPYGNFQLRDTTVQSILSHPRYGPKSALGSNMYTYLKFGLPRVFPPNHDPNRSGTPQHFIRNASTRPREKSSKSGNRIPREGSSGYDSSDNETANQYKQNRKYRSDPDFRQQHLNMTYQHETGIPLAALKQQGLGPPQNQQQWNRNKSISEANLLMTEYSKGGYNPHARDPRRNSVADFGMRDYIDHGAVGTMNRPFPKSESHLSYNTRKSQPIIPRPEFAPSDDESRTVFLYPHLQVLGLSVCPELGSCCSGSHYLLLNDISFEVRGGEMLAIISTSEEESTTLLDILAGRKEPLAGDIILNGQRVRRNALNTRVAYVQNDLNLCEDMTVAQTLRFHYDLKKPTDKLGYFKLDAMDRINVLIEDLGLEQVRHTKVASMTISEKRRLNVACQLLLDTDIVLLDQPTKGMDIFDTFFLVEYLRQWASGGTSNALGKIVVLTLHPPTYEIFTMLSRILLLSAGRTMFSGRRRDMLPYFASVDYPCPSFKNPSDYYLDLVTLDDLSAEAMLESSQRIEQLAEIFRQKQEPLSDPGPPSSLPSRVKSANFFVKTFVLFTKSLVYSQTNTFLYWLTLVVASASLSLIMGAIFWDVPKTDFNLSLNDRPGYHYAVMCFMCWPLLLQLTYSEIRKNRNVVERDIRQGLYGRFTYIFCKTLFNIFPSLFIWIIYIVPSYSMSGLYMQSPSDYDGFYIYLGVMLLYLSCLQIFLTAFIYLLPASNGSVFFSSMLLTSLFSVSGFFVHFKDMPVYIKYLKYASPTEWLLPFLLNRELTPTALASVLASPPLCRNKQIQHQDIIVQLPCPVPNGTQILHNFGFLDSQKEVMNYDNTPLALAVFYLAFFLFTIFVFVVNFGHSKKVKQKNGNMS; this is encoded by the exons ATGGTGAGGAGCAGAACACCTTCGCAATGCGATGGTTCAATGACGTTCGAGATGCAGAGGAAATACTCTGTACCGTCAAATCCCGAATCTAGAGCTTTTTCAGGAACAGCAAGCGAAGATCTTCATGCATGGTCGATATATCG GCAAAACCTGAATTCCGATTTCACCGATAACGCTTTAGGATCGCAAGACAAGAGCCCTTTGCCCTATGGGAATTTCCAACTGAGGGACACAACAGTGCAGTCTATTTTGTCCCATCCTAGATATGGACCTAA ATCAGCCTTGGGATCGAACATGTACACATACTTAAAATTCGGACTTCCAAGAGTATTTCCTCCTAATCACGACCCCAATCGTTCAGGAACTCCGCAACATTTCATCAGAAACGCCTCAACTAGACCACGAGAAAA GTCGTCCAAATCAGGAAACAGGATACCGAGGGAAGGCAGCTCTGGCTACGACAGCTCGGACAACGAAACAGCCAATCAATACAAGCAGAACAGGAAATATAGATCGGATCCCGATTTCCGGCAGCAGCACTTGAACATGACGTACCAGCACGAG ACTGGAATACCTCTAGCAGCGTTAAAACAGCAAGGCCTTGGTCCGCCCCAGAACCAACAACAATGGAATCGAAACAAAAGCATCTCCGAGGCTAATCTTCTCATGACTGAATATTCGAAAGGTGGCTACAATCCCCATGCGAGGGACCCTAGGAGGAATAGTGTCGCGGACTTTGGCATGCGAGATTACATCGACCATGG tgCGGTTGGAACCATGAATCGACCTTTCCCTAAGTCAGAAAGCCACCTTTCATATAACACGAGGAAATCGCAGCCTATAATTCCAAGACCTGAATTCGCCCCTTCTGATGATGAGAGCAGAACTGTCTTCCTCTACCCTCACCTTCAA GTGTTAGGACTTAGCGTTTGCCCAGAGTTGGGCTCGTGTTGCAGCGGAAGCCATTACCTACTACTCAACGACATCTCTTTCGAAGTCAGAGGAGGTGAAATGCTCGCCATCATATCCACATCGGAAGAAGAGAGCACCACATTACTGGACATCTTGGCAGGTAGAAAAGAACCACTCGCCGGAGACATAATCCTCAACGGACAACGCGTCAGAAGGAACGCCCTGAACACCAGGGTGGCTTACGTACAGAACGATCTCAATCTCTGCGAAGACATGACGGTGGCCCAGACTCTCAGATTCCATTACGATCTCAAGAAACCCACCGACAAATTAGGATATTTCAAATTGGATGCCATGGATAGG ATAAACGTTTTGATCGAAGATCTTGGTTTGGAGCAAGTGAGACATACTAAAGTGGCCTCGATGACAATTTCTGAAAAGAGAAGGCTGAACGTGGCTTGCCAGTTATTGCTGGACACCGATATAGTTTTATTAGATCAGCCCACCAAAGGAATGGACATATTTGATACGTTCTTTCTTGTTGAATATCTGCGACAGTGGGCTAGTGGTGGAACCAGTAACGCTTTAG GTAAAATAGTAGTTTTAACTCTTCACCCACCAACATACGAGATTTTCACGATGCTCTCCAGGATATTACTGTTATCTGCCGGCAGAACAATGTTCAGCGGAAGGAGGAGAGATATGTTGCCATATTTTGCTTCAGTCGACTACCCCTGTCCATCCTTCAAGAACCCATCGGATTATTATC TGGACCTGGTAACCTTGGATGATTTATCAGCTGAAGCCATGCTCGAGTCCTCACAGCGTATAGAACAATTAGCGGAAATATTCAGACAGAAGCAGGAACCTCTCAGCGATCCTGGTCCACCGTCTTCCTTACCTTCCAGGGTCAAGTCTGCCAATTTCTTCGTGAAAACATTCGTTTTATTCAC gaaatCGTTAGTGTACAGCCAAACCAATACGTTTTTGTATTGGCTCACATTAGTGGTAGCTTCGGCTAGTCTCTCACTGATAATGGGAGCAATATTCTGGGATGTGCCAAAGACCGACTTCAATTTGAGTCTGAACGACAGACCAGGTTACCATTATGCTGTAATGTGTTTCATGTGTTGGCCACTTCTTCTACAGCTCACCTATTCCGAGATTAGGAAAAATAGAAATGTGGTAGAGAGAGATATAAGACAAGGACTGTATGGGAGATTCACGTATATTTTTTGCAAG ACTCTGTTCAACATTTTCCCCTCTCTTTTCATCTGGATAATTTATATTGTGCCAAGTTACTCGATGTCAGGGCTGTATATGCAAAGTCCTAGCGATTACGATGGGTTCTATATTTACTTAG GTGTGATGCTGCTTTACCTGAGCTGTCTTCAAATTTTTCTCACAGCTTTCATATACCTACTTCCCGCATCCAATGGCTCAGTTTTCTTCTCATCCATGCTGTTAACGTCTTTATTTAGCGTCTCCGGATTTTTTGTGCATTTCAAAGACATGCCAGTGTATATAAAATACCTCAAGTATGCGAGTCCTACAGAATGGTTACTTCCGTTTTTACTGAATCGAGAATTGACTCCCACCGCCTTAGCATCTGTTCTTGCCTCCCCTCCTTTATGCAGGAACAAACAG ATACAGCATCAGGATATCATAGTCCAGCTGCCCTGTCCGGTACCTAATGGTACCCAAATATTACACAATTTCGGCTTCTTAGATTCCCAAAAAGAAGTTATGAATTACGATAATACACCGTTGGCCTTGGCGGTTTTTTATCtggctttttttcttttcaCGATATTCGTGTTTGTTGTCAATTTTGGTCATTCAAAAAAGGTCAAACAAAAGAACGGAAACATGTCATAA